The Halogeometricum rufum genome has a segment encoding these proteins:
- the rpl4p gene encoding 50S ribosomal protein L4 — protein MQATIRDLNGDDAGTLDLPEVFETTYRPDLIKRAVLAAQANRKQAYGADPYAGMRTPAESLGSGRGMSHDPRENGRARRVPHAVSGRKAHPPKAEKDLGKEINDKERKLAVRSALAATTDVDLVAERGHRFDEDLELPLVVSDDFEDLVKTKEVVDLLQSLGVYDDIERSEDNKKVRAGQGKARGRKYKRPKSILFVTSSEPSKAARNLAGVDVATAANVNAEDLAPGTHAGRLTVFTESAIEEVADR, from the coding sequence ATGCAGGCAACAATCCGAGACCTGAACGGCGACGACGCCGGTACGCTCGACCTCCCCGAGGTGTTCGAGACGACGTACCGTCCGGACCTCATCAAGCGTGCCGTCCTCGCCGCGCAGGCAAACCGAAAACAGGCGTACGGAGCCGACCCCTACGCGGGGATGCGAACCCCGGCAGAGTCGCTGGGGAGCGGTCGCGGCATGTCTCACGACCCGCGTGAGAACGGTCGCGCCCGCCGCGTTCCCCACGCCGTCAGCGGCCGGAAGGCGCACCCGCCGAAGGCCGAGAAGGACCTGGGGAAGGAGATAAACGACAAGGAGCGCAAACTCGCCGTCCGCTCGGCGCTCGCCGCCACGACGGACGTCGACCTGGTCGCCGAACGCGGCCACCGCTTCGACGAGGACCTCGAACTCCCCCTCGTCGTCTCCGACGACTTCGAGGACCTCGTGAAGACGAAGGAGGTCGTCGACCTCCTGCAGTCGCTCGGCGTCTACGACGACATCGAGCGATCCGAGGACAACAAGAAGGTTCGCGCCGGACAGGGCAAGGCGCGCGGACGCAAGTACAAGCGTCCCAAGTCCATCCTGTTCGTGACGAGTTCGGAGCCGTCGAAGGCGGCTCGGAACCTCGCGGGCGTCGACGTCGCCACCGCGGCGAACGTCAACGCCGAGGACCTCGCGCCCGGCACGCACGCCGGTCGCCTCACCGTCTTCACCGAGAGCGCCATAGAGGAGGTGGCCGACCGATGA
- a CDS encoding 50S ribosomal protein L23 — MSVVHHPLVTEKAMNQMDFDNKLQFIVDLDATKPEIVEELQSRYEVSIEKVNTQVTPKGTKKATVRLSEDDDAQEVASRIGVF, encoded by the coding sequence ATGAGCGTCGTACACCACCCCCTCGTCACGGAGAAGGCGATGAACCAGATGGACTTCGACAACAAGCTCCAGTTCATCGTCGACCTCGACGCCACGAAACCCGAAATCGTCGAGGAACTCCAGTCGCGCTACGAGGTGTCCATCGAGAAGGTGAACACGCAGGTCACCCCGAAGGGCACCAAGAAAGCAACCGTCCGTCTGAGCGAGGACGACGACGCGCAGGAAGTCGCCTCGCGCATCGGGGTGTTCTAA
- a CDS encoding 50S ribosomal protein L2, whose product MGRRIQGQRRGRGSPTFRAPSHRYKAELSHKKAESEDTVSGTVVDIEHDPARSAPVAAVEFDDGDQRLVLAPEGIAVGDQIQVGVSAEIKPGNTLPLAEIPEGVPVCNVERQVGDGGKFARASGTSAQLLTHDRHVAVVKLPSGEVKRLNPQCRATIGVVAGGGRTEKPFVKAGKKHHKMRARGIKWPRVRGVAMNAVDHPFGGGGRQHPGRPKSVSRNAPPGRKVGDIASKRTGRGGKGGN is encoded by the coding sequence ATGGGACGACGAATTCAGGGCCAGCGTCGTGGTCGCGGCTCGCCCACGTTCCGGGCGCCGTCGCACCGCTACAAGGCCGAACTCTCGCACAAGAAGGCTGAATCGGAAGACACGGTCTCCGGGACGGTCGTCGACATCGAACACGACCCCGCCCGCAGCGCGCCGGTGGCCGCCGTCGAGTTCGACGACGGCGACCAGCGTCTCGTCCTCGCACCCGAGGGCATCGCGGTCGGCGACCAGATTCAGGTCGGCGTCTCCGCGGAGATCAAACCCGGGAACACGCTCCCGCTCGCCGAAATCCCCGAGGGGGTTCCGGTGTGTAACGTCGAACGGCAGGTCGGTGACGGCGGCAAGTTCGCTCGCGCGTCGGGCACGAGCGCGCAGCTGCTCACCCACGACCGGCACGTCGCCGTCGTGAAGCTCCCGTCCGGCGAGGTCAAGCGCCTCAACCCGCAGTGCCGCGCCACCATCGGCGTCGTCGCCGGCGGTGGCCGAACGGAGAAGCCGTTCGTCAAGGCAGGGAAGAAGCACCACAAGATGCGCGCACGCGGTATCAAGTGGCCGCGAGTTCGCGGCGTCGCCATGAACGCGGTGGACCACCCGTTCGGTGGCGGCGGCCGCCAACACCCCGGCCGCCCGAAGTCCGTCTCGCGCAACGCACCGCCGGGCCGCAAGGTCGGCGACATCGCCTCGAAGCGCACCGGTCGCGGTGGCAAAGGAGGTAACTGA
- a CDS encoding 30S ribosomal protein S19 yields the protein MSSEYRTGREGEEFTYRGHTLDELQEMELDEVVELLPARQRRSINRGLTLQKEKLLETVREADPEETANSPIRTHLRDMPILPSFVDKTFAVYNGQSFERVRVQPEMIGHYLGEFQLTRNSVEHGQAGIGATRSSKFVPLK from the coding sequence ATGAGCTCGGAATACCGAACCGGCCGTGAAGGTGAGGAGTTCACCTACCGCGGTCACACGCTCGACGAGTTGCAGGAGATGGAGCTCGACGAGGTCGTAGAACTGTTGCCCGCACGACAGCGGCGAAGCATCAACCGAGGGCTGACGCTCCAGAAGGAGAAGCTCCTCGAGACGGTCCGCGAGGCGGACCCCGAGGAGACGGCCAACTCGCCCATCCGGACGCACCTCCGCGACATGCCCATCCTGCCGTCGTTCGTCGACAAGACGTTCGCCGTCTACAACGGGCAGTCGTTCGAGCGCGTCCGCGTCCAACCCGAGATGATCGGACACTATCTCGGCGAGTTCCAGTTGACCCGTAACTCGGTCGAACACGGGCAGGCCGGTATCGGTGCGACCCGGTCCTCGAAGTTCGTACCGCTCAAGTAA
- a CDS encoding 50S ribosomal protein L22 has protein sequence MGINYSVEADPDTTAKGMLRDRPISLKHSKAISREIKGMTVEDAEDYLDAVIEGERSVPFRQHNTGVGHRSDIDGWDAGRYPEKASKAFLELLQNVASNADEDGFDGRSMEIMHVAAHKVGERPGRKPRAFGSADPFNTTLCDVELIIEEVEE, from the coding sequence ATGGGAATCAACTACAGCGTCGAGGCCGACCCGGACACCACCGCCAAGGGGATGCTCCGTGACCGGCCCATCAGCCTGAAGCACAGCAAGGCCATCTCGCGCGAGATAAAGGGCATGACCGTCGAGGACGCCGAAGACTACCTCGACGCCGTCATCGAGGGCGAGCGCTCCGTTCCGTTCCGCCAGCACAACACCGGCGTCGGACACCGGTCCGACATCGACGGCTGGGACGCGGGTCGCTACCCCGAGAAGGCGTCGAAAGCGTTCCTCGAACTCCTGCAGAACGTCGCGTCCAACGCCGACGAGGACGGATTCGACGGTCGCTCGATGGAGATCATGCACGTCGCCGCGCACAAGGTCGGAGAACGACCCGGTCGTAAACCCCGAGCGTTCGGGAGTGCAGACCCCTTCAACACCACGCTCTGTGACGTCGAACTCATCATCGAGGAGGTCGAGGAGTAA
- a CDS encoding 30S ribosomal protein S3 — MADEHQFIENGLQRSQIDEFFADELGRAGYGGMDVAKTPMGTQIVLKAEKPGMVIGKGGKNIRKVTKELEERFDLDDPQIDVQEVDEPDLNARIVADRLANALERGWYFRKAGHTTIDRIMDAGALGAEIVLAGKVTGARSRVEKFNRGYIKHNGEPAQEVVDEGQGVAVMKLGTIGVNVKIIPPGAKLPDDFEIEEDAEVEPVEQAVESEGVEELLEDEPEEVPDVSKDADDVEVPDEEPSEVIDEEIVEEVVEESGDVASRSESAEPAPEEEPVETGDVEDDDAQPDEFEEEADEPELDEEVEAEAEDLVAEMEAADEEDDEADEETEE, encoded by the coding sequence ATGGCTGACGAACACCAGTTCATCGAGAACGGGCTGCAGCGCTCGCAGATCGACGAGTTCTTCGCGGACGAACTCGGTCGCGCGGGCTACGGCGGCATGGACGTCGCCAAGACGCCGATGGGCACGCAGATAGTGCTCAAGGCGGAGAAGCCCGGGATGGTCATCGGCAAGGGTGGGAAGAACATCCGCAAGGTGACCAAGGAACTCGAAGAGCGCTTCGACCTCGACGACCCGCAGATCGACGTGCAGGAGGTCGACGAACCCGACCTCAACGCGCGCATCGTCGCGGACCGTCTGGCGAACGCCTTGGAACGCGGCTGGTACTTCCGCAAGGCGGGCCACACGACCATCGACCGCATCATGGACGCCGGCGCCCTCGGCGCCGAAATCGTCCTCGCGGGGAAGGTCACCGGCGCCCGCTCGCGCGTCGAGAAGTTCAACCGCGGCTACATCAAGCACAACGGCGAACCCGCCCAGGAAGTCGTCGACGAGGGGCAGGGCGTCGCCGTGATGAAGCTCGGCACCATCGGCGTGAACGTGAAGATCATCCCGCCGGGAGCCAAGCTTCCCGACGACTTCGAGATCGAGGAAGACGCCGAGGTCGAACCGGTCGAGCAGGCCGTCGAGAGCGAGGGCGTCGAGGAACTCCTCGAGGACGAACCCGAGGAGGTTCCGGACGTCTCGAAGGACGCCGACGACGTCGAAGTTCCCGACGAGGAACCCTCCGAGGTCATCGACGAGGAGATCGTCGAGGAAGTCGTCGAGGAGTCGGGCGACGTGGCGTCGCGCTCCGAGAGCGCCGAGCCCGCACCGGAAGAAGAGCCCGTCGAGACGGGCGACGTCGAAGACGACGACGCTCAGCCCGACGAGTTCGAGGAGGAGGCCGACGAACCCGAACTCGACGAAGAGGTCGAGGCCGAAGCCGAGGACCTCGTCGCCGAGATGGAGGCGGCCGACGAAGAAGACGACGAAGCCGACGAGGAAACGGAGGAGTAA
- the rpmC gene encoding 50S ribosomal protein L29 — MAILYAEEIRDMTPAEREAEVEELETELLNAKAVQAAGGAPDNPGRVSELRRTIARIKTIQQEEGDFDEQ; from the coding sequence ATGGCAATCCTCTACGCCGAAGAGATTCGCGACATGACGCCCGCAGAGCGCGAGGCGGAAGTCGAGGAACTGGAGACCGAACTCCTCAACGCGAAGGCCGTCCAGGCCGCCGGTGGCGCGCCGGACAACCCCGGCCGCGTCAGCGAACTGAGGCGAACCATCGCTCGGATCAAGACGATCCAGCAAGAAGAAGGCGACTTCGACGAGCAGTAG
- a CDS encoding ribonuclease P protein component 1, translating into MALTPETLTRHELNGLRVEVVDAANPDLVGIAGRVVVETMQTLHVDVSDTSEGTRVRQVPKQGSTLQFEIPSRDDRPARTDEAADAEKASGTASKLRSETAGGLEASQSGRCQGVAYVTVDGTRLLSRPALRTEKAGDTTWR; encoded by the coding sequence ATGGCACTGACACCCGAGACCCTGACGCGACACGAACTCAACGGCCTCCGCGTGGAGGTCGTCGACGCCGCGAACCCCGACCTGGTCGGGATAGCCGGCCGTGTCGTCGTCGAGACGATGCAGACGCTCCACGTGGACGTGAGCGACACGTCCGAGGGGACACGGGTGCGTCAGGTGCCGAAGCAGGGCTCGACCCTGCAGTTCGAGATTCCGTCGCGGGACGACCGTCCCGCACGCACAGATGAAGCCGCCGACGCCGAGAAGGCGTCGGGGACCGCGTCCAAACTTCGGTCGGAAACTGCTGGCGGATTGGAAGCCAGTCAGTCGGGCCGTTGCCAGGGCGTGGCCTACGTTACGGTGGATGGCACACGTCTGCTCTCACGACCCGCCTTGCGAACAGAGAAGGCAGGTGACACAACATGGCGATAG
- a CDS encoding 30S ribosomal protein S17, with the protein MAIGLNVEEPEETCSDENCPFHGSLGVRGQTLEGTVASTDMDKTVVVEREYDVRVPKYDRYMKRRSRIPAHAPPCMDLEEGDTVRIAETRPLSKTKAHVVVETLGGEE; encoded by the coding sequence ATGGCGATAGGACTGAACGTAGAAGAACCGGAGGAGACCTGCTCCGACGAGAACTGTCCGTTCCACGGCTCACTCGGAGTCCGCGGACAGACGCTCGAAGGCACAGTCGCCTCCACAGACATGGACAAAACCGTCGTTGTGGAACGCGAATACGACGTTCGCGTCCCCAAGTACGACCGCTACATGAAGCGGCGTAGTCGCATCCCGGCCCACGCACCCCCGTGCATGGACCTCGAGGAAGGCGACACGGTACGTATCGCAGAGACCCGACCGCTGTCGAAGACGAAGGCACACGTCGTCGTCGAGACGCTCGGAGGTGAGGAGTGA
- a CDS encoding 50S ribosomal protein L14, with product MEALKADVTKGLARGSLITCADNTGARQLKVISVKGYSGTKNRHPKAGIGDQVTVSVTKGTPEMRRQVLQAVIVRQRKSIRRPDGTRVKFEDNAAVIIDEMEEPRGTEIKGPIAREVAERFGSIASTATMIV from the coding sequence ATGGAGGCGCTGAAGGCCGACGTCACGAAGGGCCTCGCACGAGGCTCGCTCATCACGTGCGCCGACAACACCGGCGCGCGCCAGCTGAAAGTCATCAGCGTGAAGGGCTACTCAGGAACCAAGAACCGACACCCCAAGGCGGGCATCGGCGACCAGGTCACCGTCTCGGTGACCAAAGGGACGCCCGAGATGCGCCGCCAGGTGCTCCAGGCAGTCATCGTCCGACAGCGGAAGTCGATCCGCCGACCGGACGGGACGCGCGTGAAGTTCGAGGACAACGCCGCCGTCATCATCGACGAGATGGAAGAGCCTCGCGGGACCGAGATCAAGGGCCCCATCGCACGCGAAGTCGCGGAGCGCTTCGGGAGCATCGCCTCGACGGCGACGATGATCGTATAG
- the rplX gene encoding 50S ribosomal protein L24, whose product MTKQPRKQRNETQNAPLHERQKQVRATLAGDLREEYGQRNVRVNAGDTVEILRGDHAGTEAEVAEVDLKDAVVYVEDVTVAKADGEEVPRPLDTSNIRVTELDLEDERREERLQAEDNE is encoded by the coding sequence ATGACGAAGCAACCACGCAAACAGCGAAACGAGACGCAGAACGCGCCGCTTCACGAGCGACAGAAGCAGGTTCGCGCGACGCTGGCCGGTGACCTCCGCGAGGAGTACGGTCAGCGCAACGTCCGCGTCAACGCAGGCGACACGGTGGAGATTCTCCGCGGCGACCACGCCGGCACGGAGGCCGAAGTCGCCGAAGTCGACCTGAAGGACGCGGTCGTCTACGTCGAGGACGTCACGGTCGCGAAGGCCGACGGCGAGGAAGTGCCTCGTCCCCTCGACACGAGCAACATTCGCGTGACCGAACTGGACCTCGAAGACGAGCGTCGTGAAGAGCGTCTCCAAGCGGAGGACAACGAATGA
- a CDS encoding 30S ribosomal protein S4e, with the protein MTRHQKRLSAPNSWPIERKEGTFTVKASAGPHGEAGVPLLILLRDVLGYVDNKKEARYALNEGNVLVNGDAVSDEQRPIGMFDILAFTERGEYFRVFPDEGGRLALTTIDAESADSRLGKVVGKQSVKGGATQLTLHDGSNVRVEEDDDPDQYHSKDSLVVDNETKEIVAHFPYEEGALVTAVDGTHAGEVGEITEITVTPGSGNNSVAVETDAYTFETVEQYVVVIDENFTGDAEDGEDE; encoded by the coding sequence ATGACGCGACATCAGAAGCGACTCTCGGCACCGAACTCGTGGCCGATCGAACGTAAAGAAGGGACGTTCACGGTGAAGGCCAGCGCCGGCCCGCACGGTGAGGCAGGGGTTCCCCTCCTCATCCTGCTCCGGGACGTGCTCGGCTACGTGGACAACAAGAAGGAAGCGCGCTACGCGCTCAACGAGGGCAACGTCCTCGTCAACGGGGACGCCGTCTCCGACGAGCAGCGCCCCATCGGGATGTTCGACATCCTGGCGTTCACGGAGCGCGGCGAGTACTTCCGCGTCTTCCCCGACGAGGGCGGACGCCTCGCGCTCACGACCATCGACGCCGAGTCGGCGGACAGCCGACTCGGGAAGGTCGTCGGCAAGCAGAGCGTGAAAGGCGGCGCGACGCAGCTCACGCTGCACGACGGCTCGAACGTCCGCGTCGAGGAAGACGACGACCCCGACCAGTACCACTCGAAGGACTCGCTGGTCGTCGACAACGAGACGAAGGAGATCGTCGCGCACTTCCCCTACGAGGAGGGTGCGCTGGTCACCGCCGTCGACGGCACGCACGCGGGCGAAGTCGGCGAGATCACCGAGATCACCGTCACGCCCGGTAGCGGGAACAACTCCGTCGCCGTCGAGACCGACGCGTACACGTTCGAGACCGTCGAGCAGTACGTCGTCGTCATCGACGAGAACTTCACCGGTGACGCCGAGGACGGTGAGGACGAATGA
- a CDS encoding 50S ribosomal protein L5: MSESESEFHEMREPRIEKVVVHMGVGEGGRELANAEDILEEITGQESVQTIATRAATQFGARKGDPIGAKVTLRGDQAVEFLETALPLADISAKQFDETGNFSFGVEEHTEFPSQEYDPQIGIYGLDVTVNLVRPGYRVKKRDKASRSIPSAHRMSAEDAIPFLEANFDVEVTEE, encoded by the coding sequence ATGAGCGAGAGCGAGAGCGAGTTCCACGAGATGCGCGAACCGCGCATCGAGAAAGTCGTCGTCCACATGGGCGTCGGCGAAGGTGGTCGCGAACTGGCCAACGCCGAGGACATCCTCGAAGAGATCACCGGCCAGGAGTCGGTTCAGACCATCGCCACGCGCGCCGCGACGCAGTTCGGCGCCCGGAAGGGTGACCCCATCGGTGCGAAGGTCACGCTCCGCGGCGACCAGGCCGTCGAGTTCCTCGAGACGGCGCTGCCGCTCGCCGACATCTCGGCGAAGCAGTTCGACGAGACGGGCAACTTCAGCTTCGGCGTCGAGGAGCACACGGAGTTCCCGTCGCAGGAGTACGACCCGCAGATCGGTATCTACGGGCTGGACGTGACGGTCAACCTCGTCCGCCCCGGCTACCGCGTGAAGAAGCGCGACAAGGCGTCGCGCAGCATCCCCTCGGCGCACCGCATGAGCGCCGAGGACGCCATCCCCTTCCTCGAAGCGAACTTCGACGTGGAGGTCACAGAAGAATGA
- a CDS encoding 30S ribosomal protein S14 — protein sequence MSESETEQTGEHASRRTGQENECRRCGRKQGLVGKYDINLCRQCFREVARDMGFKKYR from the coding sequence ATGAGCGAATCAGAGACAGAACAGACGGGCGAGCACGCGTCCCGGCGCACCGGCCAGGAGAACGAGTGCCGTCGCTGCGGTCGCAAGCAAGGACTCGTCGGGAAGTACGACATCAATCTGTGCCGTCAGTGCTTCCGCGAGGTCGCCCGCGACATGGGATTCAAGAAGTATCGATAG
- a CDS encoding 30S ribosomal protein S8: MAGNDPLANALAGVNNAESVGHLSHEIQPASNVIGSVLEVFYDREYIDGFEFVEDGKAGTFEVELNGAINECGVVKPRYSAGADEFEKWEKRFLPARDYGTLIVTTSHGVMSHYDAREQGIGGQVIAYVY; the protein is encoded by the coding sequence ATGGCAGGAAATGACCCCCTCGCCAACGCGCTCGCCGGCGTGAACAACGCCGAGAGCGTGGGGCATCTGTCGCACGAGATACAGCCCGCCTCCAACGTCATCGGCTCCGTGCTCGAGGTCTTCTACGACCGCGAGTACATCGACGGCTTCGAGTTCGTCGAAGACGGCAAGGCCGGAACGTTCGAGGTCGAACTGAATGGCGCTATCAACGAATGTGGCGTCGTCAAGCCCCGCTACTCCGCGGGCGCAGACGAGTTCGAAAAGTGGGAGAAGCGATTCCTCCCGGCCCGTGACTACGGGACGCTCATCGTCACGACGAGTCACGGCGTCATGAGCCACTACGACGCCCGCGAACAGGGCATCGGTGGCCAAGTAATCGCCTACGTGTACTGA
- a CDS encoding 50S ribosomal protein L6 yields the protein MNRVEIDIPDDVSAEVKNLDLTVEGSNGSVTKTLWYPDIGVSVEDGQVVIESEETDAKTNATIGTFESHVENMLYGVTEGWEYKMEVYYAHFPMQVNVQGDEVVIENFLGEKSPRHAKIRGDTDVQIDGEELVLTGPNKEDVGQTAADIEQLTRVKDKDTRVFQDGVYITQKPQTGGA from the coding sequence ATGAACCGAGTAGAAATCGACATACCGGACGACGTCTCTGCCGAGGTCAAGAATCTCGACCTGACCGTCGAAGGGTCGAACGGGAGCGTCACGAAGACGCTCTGGTACCCCGACATCGGCGTCTCCGTCGAAGACGGACAGGTCGTCATCGAGTCCGAGGAGACGGACGCGAAGACGAACGCGACCATCGGCACCTTCGAGAGCCACGTGGAGAACATGCTCTACGGCGTCACCGAGGGATGGGAGTACAAGATGGAAGTCTACTACGCCCACTTCCCGATGCAGGTGAACGTGCAGGGTGACGAGGTCGTTATCGAGAACTTCCTCGGCGAGAAGTCGCCGCGCCACGCGAAGATCCGCGGCGACACGGACGTACAGATCGACGGCGAAGAACTGGTCCTGACCGGCCCCAACAAAGAGGACGTCGGGCAGACCGCAGCCGACATCGAACAACTCACTCGCGTGAAGGACAAGGACACGCGCGTCTTCCAAGACGGCGTCTACATCACGCAGAAGCCGCAGACTGGAGGTGCCTAA
- a CDS encoding 50S ribosomal protein L32e, translated as MSDEEIQELEDISGVGPSKGDALREAGYESVEDVKAASQSELADVSGIGNALAARIKADVGGLEVSEETEAEVEDETEDEEAAEEDVETELRPRGHADKTPELDDETASALTQKLREGKPQFNRQDYHKKKRTPTSWRKPRGNLSKQRRGIKGKGPKVEAGFRSPEAARGLHPSGFEEVHVHNVDDLEGVDGDSEAVRIASSVGARKRERIEEEAEDREIRVLNPTYVEVEVDDE; from the coding sequence ATGTCCGACGAAGAGATTCAGGAACTGGAAGACATCAGCGGTGTCGGCCCCTCGAAGGGCGACGCACTCCGCGAGGCGGGCTACGAGTCGGTCGAAGACGTGAAGGCCGCGAGTCAATCGGAACTCGCGGACGTCTCCGGCATCGGGAACGCCCTCGCGGCACGCATCAAAGCCGACGTCGGTGGCCTCGAAGTCTCCGAGGAGACCGAGGCCGAAGTCGAAGACGAGACCGAGGACGAGGAGGCGGCCGAGGAGGACGTCGAGACGGAACTCCGTCCCCGCGGCCACGCCGACAAGACCCCGGAACTCGACGACGAGACGGCGAGCGCCCTCACGCAGAAACTCCGCGAGGGCAAGCCGCAGTTCAACCGACAGGACTACCACAAGAAGAAGCGGACGCCCACCTCGTGGCGCAAGCCGCGCGGGAACCTCTCGAAGCAGCGACGAGGCATCAAGGGCAAGGGGCCGAAAGTCGAAGCCGGCTTCCGGTCGCCCGAGGCCGCCCGCGGCCTGCACCCGTCCGGCTTCGAGGAAGTCCACGTCCACAACGTGGACGACCTCGAAGGCGTCGACGGCGACAGCGAGGCCGTCCGCATCGCCTCTTCGGTCGGCGCACGCAAGCGCGAGCGCATCGAGGAAGAGGCCGAGGACCGTGAGATTCGCGTCCTCAACCCCACCTACGTCGAAGTGGAGGTGGACGACGAATGA
- a CDS encoding 50S ribosomal protein L19e: MTDLKAQRRMAADVLDVGKSRVWFDPEAQADIAEAITREDIRELVDDGTIRTKDAKSNSKGRARERAEKRSYGHRKGPGSRKGKSGGRKSSKDEWISRIRAQRRRLKELRDDGPLTPTQYRELYNKASGGEFDSVDRLEAYIDNNYDVEIE; the protein is encoded by the coding sequence ATGACCGACCTGAAAGCACAGCGACGCATGGCCGCCGACGTCCTCGACGTCGGTAAGAGCCGCGTCTGGTTCGACCCCGAGGCACAGGCCGACATCGCGGAAGCCATCACGCGCGAAGACATCCGCGAACTCGTGGACGACGGTACGATTCGTACCAAAGACGCCAAGAGTAACTCGAAGGGCCGCGCCCGCGAACGCGCCGAGAAGCGTTCCTACGGGCACCGGAAGGGTCCCGGCTCCCGCAAAGGGAAGTCCGGCGGTCGGAAGAGCTCGAAGGACGAATGGATCAGCCGAATCCGCGCGCAGCGTCGTCGCCTGAAGGAGCTTCGCGACGACGGGCCGCTGACGCCGACGCAGTACCGCGAACTGTACAACAAGGCGTCCGGTGGCGAGTTCGACAGCGTGGACCGGCTCGAAGCGTACATCGACAACAACTACGACGTGGAGATAGAATAA
- a CDS encoding 50S ribosomal protein L18 — translation MATGPRYKVPMRRRREVRTDYHQRLRLLKSGKPRLVARVSNQHVRAQLISPGPNGDTTHAAASSEDLADYGWEAPTGNLPSAYLTGYLAGKRAVEAGLDEAVLDIGLNTATPGNKVFAVQEGAIDAGLEIPHNEDVLADWSRNRGEHIAEYAEQLDEPLYSGDFDATNLPEHFDEVLERLQEDA, via the coding sequence ATGGCGACAGGACCACGCTACAAGGTGCCGATGCGGCGTCGCCGCGAGGTTCGGACGGATTACCACCAGAGGTTGCGCCTGCTGAAATCGGGCAAACCCCGGCTCGTTGCTCGCGTGAGCAACCAGCACGTCAGGGCGCAGCTGATATCCCCCGGACCGAACGGAGACACCACTCACGCGGCCGCCTCCTCCGAGGACCTCGCAGACTACGGCTGGGAAGCCCCCACGGGCAACCTCCCCAGCGCGTACCTGACGGGCTACCTCGCGGGGAAGCGCGCCGTCGAAGCCGGCCTCGACGAGGCCGTCCTCGACATCGGCCTGAACACGGCGACGCCCGGCAACAAGGTGTTCGCGGTTCAGGAAGGAGCGATAGACGCTGGCCTCGAAATCCCGCACAACGAAGACGTACTGGCCGACTGGTCGCGTAACCGCGGCGAGCACATCGCCGAGTACGCCGAGCAGCTCGACGAGCCGCTCTACAGCGGCGATTTCGACGCCACGAACCTGCCTGAGCACTTCGACGAAGTGCTCGAGCGACTTCAGGAGGACGCATGA
- a CDS encoding 30S ribosomal protein S5 — MSQRNSNGWEPRTRLGRMVQDGDVTSMEQALETGLPLKEAEIVDQLLPGLEDEVLDINMVQRMTDSGRRVKFRCVVAIGNRDGFLGYAEARDDQVGSAIQKAIDVAKLNIIKVDRGSGSWEDSAGGLNSLTRKAEGKAGSVTVEIMPAPQGLGLAAAETVRNILELAGVQDAWTRSNGNTRTTVNLAKATYNALKNASQSRTPRRAREKQREAGN, encoded by the coding sequence ATGAGCCAACGCAACAGCAACGGCTGGGAACCGCGAACGCGGCTCGGCCGAATGGTACAGGACGGCGACGTCACCTCGATGGAGCAGGCGCTGGAGACGGGTCTCCCGCTCAAGGAAGCGGAGATCGTCGACCAGCTGCTGCCCGGACTCGAAGACGAGGTGCTCGACATCAACATGGTGCAGCGCATGACCGACTCCGGTCGGCGTGTGAAGTTCCGCTGCGTCGTCGCCATCGGGAACCGCGACGGGTTCCTCGGCTACGCCGAGGCCCGAGACGACCAGGTCGGCTCGGCCATCCAGAAGGCCATCGACGTGGCGAAGCTGAACATCATCAAGGTGGACCGCGGCTCCGGGTCGTGGGAAGACTCCGCCGGCGGGCTGAACTCCCTGACGCGCAAGGCCGAAGGGAAGGCCGGCTCCGTGACGGTCGAGATCATGCCCGCACCGCAGGGCCTCGGACTCGCGGCGGCAGAGACCGTCCGCAACATCCTCGAACTGGCCGGCGTGCAGGACGCGTGGACCCGCTCGAACGGGAACACGCGAACGACGGTCAACCTCGCGAAGGCGACGTACAACGCGCTGAAGAACGCGTCCCAGTCGCGGACGCCGCGACGCGCCCGCGAGAAACAGCGGGAGGCGGGTAACTGA